From a region of the Gossypium raimondii isolate GPD5lz chromosome 10, ASM2569854v1, whole genome shotgun sequence genome:
- the LOC105776367 gene encoding ferric reduction oxidase 7, chloroplastic isoform X2, whose translation MGSNSLKNPLLFSDEVEPGYVKNSSFLKSSVKWGLKIVMWVIFIAWVGVIFLYPGEIGSQLVEKIINATNGSVFGTSGSLFLVFSAPILLIAILAVAHLIISGEHVFEKSKSSKKPGFRLWTFPVLVDGPFGVVSAAEFIGITLFVVFIIWAMYAYTLRNISLLTLFDLSSSETGRLMLELTGLRCGMLGLLCLIFLFLPVSRGSLLLRLIDIPFEHATRYHVWLGHLTMMLFTLHGLFYVIGWAMNGTLVKELLEWKRVGIANLPGVISLIAGLFMWVTSLHPVRKDYFELFFYTHQLYVVFIVFLALHVGDFVFSIVAGAIFIFMLDRFLRFCQSRTKVDVLSAKCLPCGTVELVLSKPRSLQYNALSFIFLQVRELSWLQWHPFSVSSSPLDGKHHLAILIKVLGGWTARLRDSILSMSEPELSKTTITASVEGPYGHETPYHLMYENLILVAGGIGISPFLAILSDILHRINDGKPCLPRKILVVWAVKKSDELPLLSSIDMKSICPFFSNKINLEIDIYVTRESGPSMEEGKVHVASSSSCPFSGRSMSPLVGTGNDVWSGLYVIISTVGFIILMALLRIFYIKPYNVSTWWYLGLLFIACMVTSVVIFGGLVIGLWHLWDKKASANDKDEDIDRIKVESTPSYGTVEDKDLTQNNPESSTIIQYGTRPDFKEIFASTSRKWGNVDVGVLVCGPPTLQSSVAKEIRSHNIRRQKHDTIFHFNSHSFDL comes from the exons atggGTTCAAACTCATTGAAGAACCCTCTTCTGTTCAGTGATGAAGTTGAGCCTGGTTATGTCAAAAACTCATCTTTTctgaaatcatcagtgaaaTGGGGTTTAAAGATTGTAATGTGGGTGATTTTCATTGCATGGGTTggtgttatttttctatatcCTGGAGAAATTGGTAGTCAgttggttgagaaaattattaatgCCACCAACGGATCTGTTTTCGGCACTTCAG GAAGTTTGTTCTTGGTATTCAGTGCTCCAATTCTTCTCATTGCAATCCTTGCGGTAGCTCATCTGATCATCTCTGGTGAACATGTTTTTGAGAA GAGTAAGTCCTCAAAGAAACCAGGGTTTCGTTTGTGGACATTCCCTGTTCTTGTGGATGGACCATTTGGGGTTGTGTCTGCAGCTGAGTTCATTGGGATAACCCTCTTTGTTGTGTTCATCATATGGGCGATGTATGCTTACACCTTGCGGAATATTAGCCTCTTGACCCTTTTTGACCTTTCTTCTTCAGAAACAGG TCGACTCATGTTGGAACTTACGGGACTTCGATGTGGGATGTTGGGGTTGCTCTGCTTGATATTTTTGTTCCTCCCAGTTTCAAGGGGTTCACTTCTTCTTCGTCTTATAGACATCCCTTTTGAGCATGCTACAAGATATCATGTATGGTTGGGACATCTTACCATGATGCTCTTTACACTACATGGATTGTTCTATGTAATTGGATGGGCAATGAATGGAACTCTTGTAAAGGAA TTATTGGAGTGGAAACGGGTTGGTATTGCTAATTTACCAGGAGTTATCAGCCTCATAGCTGGTTTGTTTATGTGGGTTACATCGCTTCATCCAGTGAGGAAAGACTACTTCGAGTTGTTCTTCTATACCCATCAACTATATGTAGTCTTCATTGTCTTTTTGGCGCTGCATGTCGGTGATTTTGTTTTTAGCATAGTTGCCGGcgcaatatttattttcatgctCGACCGCTTCCTGCGTTTCTGCCAATCACGAACGAAAGTGGACGTGCTTTCAGCCAAGTGCCTTCCCTGTGGGACAGTTGAATTGGTCCTCTCGAAACCTCGAA GTTTGCAGTACAATGCGCtcagttttatttttcttcaagttCGAGAATTATCGTGGTTGCAATGGCATCCTTTCAGTGTTTCGTCCAGTCCTCTAGACGGTAAACATCATCTAGCTATTCTCATAAAGGTCCTTGGGGGATGGACAGCGAGGCTGAGGGACAGTATCTTGAGCATGTCTGAGCCTGAACTATCAAAAACCACGATCACAGCTTCCGTTGAGGGACCTTACGGGCATGAAACGCCATACCACTTGAT GTATGAGAACCTGATTTTAGTTGCAGGTGGTATTGGGATTTCGCCATTCTTAGCGATCTTAAGTGATATCCTCCACCGCATTAACGATGGAAAACCATGTCTACCAAGAAAGATTTTGGTTGTTTGGGCCGTTAAAAAGTCGGATGAACTTCCGCTTCTTTCAAGTATCGACATGAAATCAATTTGCCCATTTTTCTCCAACAAAATAAATCTCGAGATTGATATTTATGTCACTCGAGAATCCGGGCCTTCAATG GAAGAAGGTAAGGTTCATGTGGCATCGAGCTCTTCCTGCCCTTTCTCGGGCCGCAGCATGTCGCCGTTGGTTGGCACCGGAAACGACGTATGGTCTGGCCtatatgttattatatcaaCAGTCggatttatcattttaatggcCCTGTTAAGGATTTTCTACATTAAGCCATACAATGTATCTACCTGGTGGTACCTAGGCCTTCTTTTCATTGCATGCATGGTCACGAGTGTTGTTATCTTCGGTGGTCTCGTGATCGGTTTATGGCATCTCTGGGATAAAAAAGCTTCTGCAAATGACAAAGATGAAGATATCGACAGGATAAAGGTTGAATCTACTCCGAGTTATGGAACTGTTGAAGACAAAGATTTGACTCAAAACAATCCTGAAAGTTCAACCATCATTCAATATGGTACCAGACCAGACTTCAAAG AAATATTTGCATCCACAAGCAGGAAATGGGGGAATGTTGATGTAGGTGTGCTAGTTTGTGGTCCACCAACTCTTCAATCAAGTGTTGCTAAAGAAATCAGGTCACACAACATAAGGAGACAAAAACATGACACCATTTTCCATTTCAACAGTCATAGCTTTGATCTATAA
- the LOC105776367 gene encoding ferric reduction oxidase 7, chloroplastic isoform X1: MGSNSLKNPLLFSDEVEPGYVKNSSFLKSSVKWGLKIVMWVIFIAWVGVIFLYPGEIGSQLVEKIINATNGSVFGTSGSLFLVFSAPILLIAILAVAHLIISGEHVFEKYAIFHQNLSCMSKSSKKPGFRLWTFPVLVDGPFGVVSAAEFIGITLFVVFIIWAMYAYTLRNISLLTLFDLSSSETGRLMLELTGLRCGMLGLLCLIFLFLPVSRGSLLLRLIDIPFEHATRYHVWLGHLTMMLFTLHGLFYVIGWAMNGTLVKELLEWKRVGIANLPGVISLIAGLFMWVTSLHPVRKDYFELFFYTHQLYVVFIVFLALHVGDFVFSIVAGAIFIFMLDRFLRFCQSRTKVDVLSAKCLPCGTVELVLSKPRSLQYNALSFIFLQVRELSWLQWHPFSVSSSPLDGKHHLAILIKVLGGWTARLRDSILSMSEPELSKTTITASVEGPYGHETPYHLMYENLILVAGGIGISPFLAILSDILHRINDGKPCLPRKILVVWAVKKSDELPLLSSIDMKSICPFFSNKINLEIDIYVTRESGPSMEEGKVHVASSSSCPFSGRSMSPLVGTGNDVWSGLYVIISTVGFIILMALLRIFYIKPYNVSTWWYLGLLFIACMVTSVVIFGGLVIGLWHLWDKKASANDKDEDIDRIKVESTPSYGTVEDKDLTQNNPESSTIIQYGTRPDFKEIFASTSRKWGNVDVGVLVCGPPTLQSSVAKEIRSHNIRRQKHDTIFHFNSHSFDL; this comes from the exons atggGTTCAAACTCATTGAAGAACCCTCTTCTGTTCAGTGATGAAGTTGAGCCTGGTTATGTCAAAAACTCATCTTTTctgaaatcatcagtgaaaTGGGGTTTAAAGATTGTAATGTGGGTGATTTTCATTGCATGGGTTggtgttatttttctatatcCTGGAGAAATTGGTAGTCAgttggttgagaaaattattaatgCCACCAACGGATCTGTTTTCGGCACTTCAG GAAGTTTGTTCTTGGTATTCAGTGCTCCAATTCTTCTCATTGCAATCCTTGCGGTAGCTCATCTGATCATCTCTGGTGAACATGTTTTTGAGAAGTATGCCATTTTCCACCAGAACTTGTCTTGTAT GAGTAAGTCCTCAAAGAAACCAGGGTTTCGTTTGTGGACATTCCCTGTTCTTGTGGATGGACCATTTGGGGTTGTGTCTGCAGCTGAGTTCATTGGGATAACCCTCTTTGTTGTGTTCATCATATGGGCGATGTATGCTTACACCTTGCGGAATATTAGCCTCTTGACCCTTTTTGACCTTTCTTCTTCAGAAACAGG TCGACTCATGTTGGAACTTACGGGACTTCGATGTGGGATGTTGGGGTTGCTCTGCTTGATATTTTTGTTCCTCCCAGTTTCAAGGGGTTCACTTCTTCTTCGTCTTATAGACATCCCTTTTGAGCATGCTACAAGATATCATGTATGGTTGGGACATCTTACCATGATGCTCTTTACACTACATGGATTGTTCTATGTAATTGGATGGGCAATGAATGGAACTCTTGTAAAGGAA TTATTGGAGTGGAAACGGGTTGGTATTGCTAATTTACCAGGAGTTATCAGCCTCATAGCTGGTTTGTTTATGTGGGTTACATCGCTTCATCCAGTGAGGAAAGACTACTTCGAGTTGTTCTTCTATACCCATCAACTATATGTAGTCTTCATTGTCTTTTTGGCGCTGCATGTCGGTGATTTTGTTTTTAGCATAGTTGCCGGcgcaatatttattttcatgctCGACCGCTTCCTGCGTTTCTGCCAATCACGAACGAAAGTGGACGTGCTTTCAGCCAAGTGCCTTCCCTGTGGGACAGTTGAATTGGTCCTCTCGAAACCTCGAA GTTTGCAGTACAATGCGCtcagttttatttttcttcaagttCGAGAATTATCGTGGTTGCAATGGCATCCTTTCAGTGTTTCGTCCAGTCCTCTAGACGGTAAACATCATCTAGCTATTCTCATAAAGGTCCTTGGGGGATGGACAGCGAGGCTGAGGGACAGTATCTTGAGCATGTCTGAGCCTGAACTATCAAAAACCACGATCACAGCTTCCGTTGAGGGACCTTACGGGCATGAAACGCCATACCACTTGAT GTATGAGAACCTGATTTTAGTTGCAGGTGGTATTGGGATTTCGCCATTCTTAGCGATCTTAAGTGATATCCTCCACCGCATTAACGATGGAAAACCATGTCTACCAAGAAAGATTTTGGTTGTTTGGGCCGTTAAAAAGTCGGATGAACTTCCGCTTCTTTCAAGTATCGACATGAAATCAATTTGCCCATTTTTCTCCAACAAAATAAATCTCGAGATTGATATTTATGTCACTCGAGAATCCGGGCCTTCAATG GAAGAAGGTAAGGTTCATGTGGCATCGAGCTCTTCCTGCCCTTTCTCGGGCCGCAGCATGTCGCCGTTGGTTGGCACCGGAAACGACGTATGGTCTGGCCtatatgttattatatcaaCAGTCggatttatcattttaatggcCCTGTTAAGGATTTTCTACATTAAGCCATACAATGTATCTACCTGGTGGTACCTAGGCCTTCTTTTCATTGCATGCATGGTCACGAGTGTTGTTATCTTCGGTGGTCTCGTGATCGGTTTATGGCATCTCTGGGATAAAAAAGCTTCTGCAAATGACAAAGATGAAGATATCGACAGGATAAAGGTTGAATCTACTCCGAGTTATGGAACTGTTGAAGACAAAGATTTGACTCAAAACAATCCTGAAAGTTCAACCATCATTCAATATGGTACCAGACCAGACTTCAAAG AAATATTTGCATCCACAAGCAGGAAATGGGGGAATGTTGATGTAGGTGTGCTAGTTTGTGGTCCACCAACTCTTCAATCAAGTGTTGCTAAAGAAATCAGGTCACACAACATAAGGAGACAAAAACATGACACCATTTTCCATTTCAACAGTCATAGCTTTGATCTATAA